From a single Miscanthus floridulus cultivar M001 chromosome 8, ASM1932011v1, whole genome shotgun sequence genomic region:
- the LOC136477839 gene encoding ribosomal RNA-processing protein 14-C-like — MGRKPSAAAAAIDHETLAATMPADLLAAADCGGIHGHALFFDALVQLIPPRFYLPSGDEDRPWYQGLSKAAKAAMKAKSRANVKAARRARLDPSAPPASTLDLLKKSVAGQAAEEEEDDQEKSEEEGEESGDEASSEEDGDEEDEMPIEPAAVVSEDRSVTYEELRERLQRRIAELRGSRCTRPEFLNKPKKEKGKKSKAKNEKKGKGEGKKRKRDDDTEDGDGKDGKKVKKGAEEKPDIMYANVFVDPKEARRRKKRRVKNKKKALEQAKQLQEAKKDPEKASKIAWDTARRRAAGEKVHDDPKLIKESLKKEEKRQQKHAAQWKERQKTVDKQRKEKQKKRTENIRDRAHQKKMRKIEKREKKLMRPGFEGRKDGYVNE; from the coding sequence GGCAtgccctcttcttcgacgcccTCGTGCAGCTCATCCCGCCGCGCTTTTATCTCCCGTCCGGCGACGAGGACCGCCCGTGGTACCAGGGCCTGTCCAAGGCCGCCAAGGCGGCCATGAAGGCCAAGTCCCGCGCCAacgtcaaggccgcccgccgcGCACGCCTCGACCCCTCCGCGCCGCCTGCCTCCACCCTCGACCTCCTCAAGAAGTCCGTCGCCGGCCAGGCagcggaggaagaggaggatgatcaGGAGAAGTCAGAAGAAGAGGGCGAGGAATCTGGGGACGAGGCAAGCTCCGAGGAAGACGGCGATGAAGAGGATGAGATGCCAATTGAGCCGGCAGCAGTGGTGTCTGAGGACCGTTCGGTGACCTATGAGGAGCTGCGAGAACGCCTTCAACGCCGCATTGCTGAGCTTCGAGGCAGCCGGTGCACCAGGCCTGAGTTCTTGAATAAGCCCAagaaggagaaggggaagaagtcaaaggcgaagaatgaaaagaaggggaaaggtGAGGGCAAGAAGCGTAAGCGTGACGATGACACCGAAGATGGGGATGGCAAGGATGGGAAGAAGGTCAAGAAGGGGGCTGAGGAGAAGCCAGATATCATGTATGCGAATGTGTTTGTTGACCCAAAGGAAGCAAGGcgcaggaagaagaggagggttaagaacaagaagaaggcgCTGGAGCAGGCTAAACAGTTGCAGGAGGCAAAGAAGGATCCTGAGAAGGCAAGCAAGATTGCTTGGGATACGGCCAGAAGACGTGCTGCTGGGGAGAAGGTGCATGATGACCCCAAGCTGATTAAGGAGAGCTTGAAGAAGGAGGAAAAGCGGCAGCAGAAGCATGCTGCACAGTGGAAGGAGAGGCAGAAGACTGTGGACAAGCAGAGGAAGGAGAAGCAGAAGAAAAGGACAGAGAACATCCGGGATCGGGCACACCAGAAGAAGATGCGCAAGATTGAGAAGCGCGAGAAAAAACTTATGCGCCCTGGGTTTGAGGGGCGGAAGGATGGTTATGTCAATGAGTAA
- the LOC136477838 gene encoding pentatricopeptide repeat-containing protein At2g18520, mitochondrial-like — protein sequence MAALAALLRHGRRTHAHVLPLSRALSTTTPTTTGGTDPGAMPFSDAKRQLRRERDPDRLVSIFDAIDTASISAASTRHALSLAARRLSLSRRFADAEALLSSHLTASNTETHLAAVLCCYASANLPEKAIDAFRSAAPSIPAPISPLPFNALLSTFIRCRRYRRVPVLFAELSKEFSITPDATSYVILVKAYCMTRDDAKAKQVLDLMREQGISPTASIYTSLIDSMYKRKMTNEAESLWKEMVESGCEPDVVTYNVKALYYMGHGKPEEVIEVMTEMEAAGVKPNTITYNYLMASNCKSGKLEDAKVLYHSLAEKGCSADLYTYKHMLADLCAHGDFDAGLGIFKDSLKRRKVPDFRTMKGLVEGLAKGGRVADAKEVIAEVKKLFPENLLSGWKKVEKELGLDSDSGETPQSKVTSGETVAEVRPDAAEVEALELEESAAEETAVSEESSDDEASVPEASSSEEVPQGRA from the coding sequence ATGGCTGCGCTCGCGGCACTCCTCCGCCACGGCCGACGCACCCACGCCCACGTCCTCCCCCTCTCCCGTGCGCTCTCCACCACCACCCCGACCACCACCGGCGGCACCGATCCCGGCGCCATGCCGTTCTCGGACGCCAAGCGGCAACTCCGCCGCGAGCGCGATCCGGACCGCCTGGTCTCCATCTTCGACGCCATCGACACGGCGTCCATCTCCGCTGCCTCCACCCGGCACGCGCTCTCCCTGGCCGCGCGCCGCCTTTCTCTCTCCCGCCGCTTCGCTGACGCGGAGGCCCTCCTCTCCTCCCATCTCACCGCGTCCAACACCGAGACCCACCTCGCCGCCGTCCTGTGCTGCTACGCCTCCGCCAACCTCCCCGAGAAGGCCATCGACGCCTTTCGCTCCGCTGCGCCGTCCATCCCGGCACCCATCTCCCCGCTCCCCTTCAACGCCCTCCTCTCCACCTTCATACGTTGCCGCCGCTACCGCCGCGTCCCTGTCCTCTTCGCTGAGCTCTCCAAGGAGTTCTCCATCACCCCCGACGCCACATCCTATGTCATCCTTGTCAAGGCCTATTGCATGACCCGGGATGATGCTAAGGCGAAGCAAGTCTTGGATCTAATGCGTGAGCAAGGTATCTCGCCGACCGCCAGTATCTACACTTCGTTGATCGATTCCATGTATAAAAGGAAGATGACCAATGAGGCTGAGTCCTTGTGGAAGGAGATGGTAGAGAGTGGATGTGAGCCCGATGTGGTAACTTATAATGTGAAGGCCCTGTATTACATGGGACATGGGAAGCCAGAAGAGGTTATTGAGGTGATGACAGAGATGGAAGCGGCTGGAGTgaagccgaacaccatcacctaCAATTACCTCATGGCTAGCAATTGCAAGAGTGGCAAATTGGAGGATGCTAAGGTCCTTTACCACTCCCTAGCTGAGAAGGGGTGCTCGGCAGATCTTTACACGTACAAGCACATGTTAGCAGACCTCTGTGCCCATGGAGACTTTGATGCTGGGTTGGGCATCTTCAAGGATAGCTTAAAGAGGCGCAAAGTGCCAGATTTTAGGACAATGAAAGGGTTGGTGGAGGGATTGGCAAAGGGAGGCAGGGTGGCTGATGCCAAAGAGGTTATTGCAGAGGTAAAGAAGTTGTTCCCAGAGAATTTGCTGTCTGGTTGGAAGAAGGTTGAGAAGGAGCTTGGATTGGACTCGGATAGTGGAGAAACTCCTCAGTCGAAAGTTACATCTGGAGAAACTGTTGCTGAGGTTAGGCCTGATGCTGCAGAGGTAGAGGCACTTGAGCTGGAAGAATCTGCCGCTGAGGAAACTGCTGTATCAGAAGAATCCAGTGATGATGAAGCTTCTGTGCCTGAAGCATCATCTAGTGAGGAAGTGCCACAAGGTCGTGCCTAA